One region of Haloprofundus salilacus genomic DNA includes:
- a CDS encoding CBS domain-containing protein, which translates to MELPTPQDLRERRNALGLTQSALADAAGVSQPLIARIEGGDVDPRLSTLRRIVEALDEAEGDVLRAADIMNETVISVAPDDSVRAAIGAMEDEAYSQLPVLQSGIPVGSISQSDVIHGGDNVGEKPVSELMSESFPTVARDATVDEVRNLLDHYKAVMVTEGGETVGIITEADVAAQLS; encoded by the coding sequence ATGGAACTTCCGACGCCGCAGGACCTGCGCGAACGCAGAAACGCGCTCGGGTTGACCCAGAGCGCGCTGGCGGACGCCGCAGGCGTCTCACAACCGCTCATCGCTCGCATCGAAGGCGGCGACGTCGACCCCCGTCTGTCGACGCTCCGCCGCATCGTCGAGGCGCTCGACGAGGCCGAAGGCGACGTCCTCCGCGCCGCCGACATCATGAACGAGACGGTCATCAGCGTCGCGCCCGACGACTCCGTCCGCGCGGCTATCGGCGCGATGGAAGACGAGGCGTACTCGCAACTGCCGGTCCTCCAGTCCGGAATTCCCGTCGGCTCGATCAGCCAGTCGGACGTGATTCACGGCGGCGACAACGTCGGCGAGAAACCGGTGAGCGAACTGATGAGCGAGTCGTTCCCGACCGTCGCCCGCGACGCCACCGTCGACGAAGTCCGGAACCTGTTGGACCATTACAAAGCCGTGATGGTCACGGAGGGCGGCGAGACGGTCGGCATCATCACCGAGGCGGACGTGGCTGCGCAACTGTCGTAG
- the purM gene encoding phosphoribosylformylglycinamidine cyclo-ligase yields the protein MGDDELTYSEAGVDIEASEAATAALVSAVGDSEGDYAGLLDIGDRYLALATDGVGTKLLVAEALGDYSTVGIDCIAMNANDLVAAGVRPVAFVDYLAVDEPDETFAEQVGEGLAAGAEEANVELVGGETAVMPEVINGLDLAGTCAGLAAKDDIFEGCAEPGDALVGFRSSGIHSNGLTLARTAATRNHEYDDAFPGDGYETVGEALLEPTRLYTDLLDPMREHGVRGAAHVTGGGWTNLERLGENRYVVDDAFDPQPVFEFVQSEGNVSDEEMHRTFNMGTGFVAALDPGNAKALAEATEGRVVGRVEDGDGVSIRGLEL from the coding sequence ATGGGAGACGACGAACTCACGTACTCCGAGGCGGGCGTCGACATCGAGGCGAGCGAGGCAGCGACGGCCGCGCTCGTGTCGGCCGTCGGCGACAGCGAGGGCGACTACGCCGGACTACTCGATATCGGCGACCGGTATCTCGCGCTGGCGACCGACGGCGTCGGGACGAAACTGCTCGTCGCCGAGGCGCTCGGCGACTACTCGACGGTCGGTATCGACTGCATCGCGATGAACGCGAACGACCTCGTCGCCGCCGGCGTGCGGCCGGTCGCGTTCGTCGACTACCTCGCCGTCGACGAACCCGACGAGACGTTCGCCGAACAGGTGGGTGAGGGTCTCGCCGCCGGTGCCGAGGAGGCGAACGTCGAACTCGTCGGCGGCGAGACAGCGGTAATGCCTGAAGTCATCAACGGACTCGATCTCGCGGGCACGTGCGCGGGGCTGGCGGCGAAAGACGACATCTTCGAGGGGTGCGCCGAACCGGGCGACGCGCTCGTCGGCTTTCGCTCGTCGGGCATCCACTCGAACGGCCTGACGCTCGCGCGGACGGCCGCGACGAGGAACCACGAGTACGACGACGCCTTCCCAGGCGACGGCTACGAGACAGTCGGCGAGGCGCTGTTGGAACCGACGCGGCTCTACACAGACCTGCTCGACCCGATGCGCGAACACGGCGTCCGCGGCGCGGCGCACGTCACCGGCGGCGGGTGGACGAACCTCGAACGCCTCGGCGAGAATCGGTACGTCGTCGACGACGCGTTCGACCCGCAACCCGTCTTCGAGTTCGTCCAGTCGGAGGGCAACGTCTCCGACGAGGAGATGCACCGGACGTTCAACATGGGCACCGGGTTCGTCGCCGCGCTTGACCCCGGGAATGCCAAGGCGCTTGCCGAGGCGACCGAGGGGCGCGTCGTCGGCCGCGTCGAAGACGGCGACGGTGTCTCGATTCGCGGACTGGAACTGTAG